The stretch of DNA AGCCACTCATCGTTCTGCGTTTCAACCCCAACCCAGTAATGCTGGCAGGCGCCTGCAACCCTAAGTCAAGAGAGGCTCACCACCGCCTTTAGCATGTTTTATACCTTATTTGGTCGGTTCCCAGGGTGGGAGCAGACCATCTTGAATCTCCACTTGAGCGCAGCCTTAGAGGCCTAGGGCACTACCTCCAATCCCAGTGAGGATGCCACAGCTCTCTGCCTCTCATCTAGCGATAAGAGGGGCTTACCGTGGTGCAGCGCCTGAGCCAGGTACAGCGAGTCGTAGACCGTTACGCCGTGCTCAACCGCGATCTCGAACGCTCGCCCCACGTACCTCTCCTCGGGCTCCAGAACCATGTTCTTCTCGCGGTAGGAGTTGAAGAGCCCTATGATCTCCCTGGCTTCCTCGAGGCTGATAACCCCCCTGAGCCTCACGCTCCTCCACACCGCGTTGTAGAACTCCTTCACCGCATGATCCACCGAGACCGTCCGAACCATGTACCTCGCCAGCCCCCTCCAGCCCTCCTCCCTGAGGAAGAACGCCACCAGGGCGGACGCGTCAACCACTATCACGATCCTCCCTCACCAGGGCGGCTGAGTAACCCCCAGGCACCTGCCAGCGCGCCCCCTCCAGCCTCCTCAGGACGTCCTCGAAGTTCTCCTCAGCCTCCAGCCTCCTGATGGTCTCCTCGATGAACCTCCTAACCTCCTCAGCCCAGTTCACCCTATCCCTGTACCTCTCCATCTTCTCCTTGACCTCCCTCTTAATCTTCACGCTAAACACCGCGCTCAAGCCCTTCACCCCTTAGGCACAACGATGGTAGACTCATTAATAAACCATATGGTCAACCAGCTCGTAACACCAGCTCGTTCAGAGAGCTCGTCATCAGCCAAGCGTCGGTGGTGTGCAACGAAGCAGGGCAGCCGAAGGTGTTCCTAGCTATCCTCCTCCCGCTAGCCCTCAACCTGTCCAGGAGTTGAAGAGGAACTCGTGGCACCCGGGCGGGCCCTGGGCTCGGCCGACCAGTAATTCATCTTTTTTATTATTTTTTGTTGTAATTAGTATTGGTCGGAGCCCTCTGGGCGCAGAACATGATCTAAGCTGACCAGGCTGGGCGCCTAGAAGTGGCGCGAGCGGCCCCGCTGGTATCCTAGCCCCCCTGCGTGTGCCCATATCTTCTCGAAGTACTCCGCTGCGGCCCTCGCGACTTCCACCCGTGACCTACGATGCGCTCACTACCCGTGGAGGCTGAAGTTCAGGAGAAGCCCGCGAGGTACGTGAGAACCATCCTCACGACTCCAAGGCACTCGAGCTCCAGTAGCCCCTTCACCCGAGTCTCAGGATGCTTATTTATATTGCTGAAAACCTCCGGTACTCATGGAGGCTACAAGCATGATGAAAACTCCCCTTTTCATTCTAGTTCTCGCTCTCCTCACCGCCTGGCTCCTCATGCCATGCCCCCTCTCGAGCCCCCCTGTGCTCGCTGAGCCCGGCAGAGTTAGCGGGGCTGAAGGTGTGCCCACAAAAGTTGCCACTAGGGCGCTGGCAGTTTACTTCGACGAACGCTACCCGAGCAACTGGGTCAATCCAAGGGAGATCGCGGCCAACATCAGGAAGACCCTTGACAGGCTCGGTATCCCGTACCGAATCCTCAACGCCGAGGAGCTTAGGGACTACATGCTTCGAGAGACCGGCGTGGTCGTGTTCACGAGCGACGTAGCCCCGGACACCGTGTGGAACGGCAGTTCAAACTCGCTCGCGCTACAGTGGATTAGAGGCGGGGGAGTCGTCGTGTGGACGGGTGACTGGGAGTTCTACTACATCGGCTATGCCAACGGCTCGAAAGTCCACAGGCCCGGCATTGAGAACAGCTTCCTCGGCCGGCAAGTCACCGTCGCCGTAGACGGGGGAGCCGTCACGAGGCCCACGGAGCTGGGGGCAAGGTATATCCCAAGCTTCAAATCGCTGAGAAGCTTCAGGCCCTTCGACGAGAGCAGGCTTAAGGGTGTTGAGTACGAGGCTTATGGTGCCGCTGAGCTCGGAGGCAGTAGGCTGCTCGACCCGTGCGCCGTGAAGGTCTGTGAAGGGTACTTCGTGAAGGTCTCCGCTAACGGGTTCGGAGACAACTTCGGCTTCGCGTACGCGCTGGAGCTTGTGCTTAACAGGTTTTACGGCGCTAAGGTGAGGCTCACCCCTGACTCGCCAAGCCCCTACTTCACGGGCGCGGGGATCGTCTACATCCTCCCCAGCGGCGCGTCCTCCCCCTACTGGAGGGAGAAGTACGGGGACAGGATATACTTCTACACTAAGTCGAACCTGAGCGACTACAGGAGATTCATCGAAAACGACTTCAGAGTGATATCCTCAGCGGGGTACGACTTCGCCATACTCGTCGTCCCGCTGAGCGACACCGAGGTGTTCCGGTTTAACGCACGGCTCATCGACGAGCTTGCGCAACTCGCGCGCCTGAGAGTGCTCTACCTCGTGCTGCCGAAGTGGGAGTACGGAGACGAGTGGGAGTACCTGATCCCGGGAAGCAGAGTGAGCACGGCCCTCCTCTCCGTTTCGAAGCACCTGCTAAACCTCTCCTCCACGCTAGCGGTGGCTGTCTGGTACGGCTGGGAGGGGAGGGCGATGAACCCAGGCGAGCTCGAGGGCTTCTACCTTTCTCTAGGCGACGCTGAGAGGGAGAAGGTATGGCTCTGGATAGACCAGCCCTTCATAGAGAAAGCCAACTCATCCGGTATATTCGGGGTGCTCGACAGGCTCAACGCGACCCTCGTGACTGAGCTCTACGACCCGGTCAAGCTCTCCCTCTACCAGAACGCAACCCGAAAGCAGGTCATCGTGACAGGCTACTGGAACGCGAGCACCGTGGAAGAGTGGGTCAGCGGGGTGGAAGGCAAGCTTAGCCTCGTTGACACTCCCGGTAGGCTACTCGGCATCTGGATATTCTGGGACGTCAACGACGGCTGGGGAGAAGCCTACAGAGCCTACATAAGAGGAGAGCTAGCTAACCCCCTGCACAGGAAGGAGCAGGGGCCTCGCTACTACATCTTGGCTGAAAGCGAGTACGGGCAACCGATCGGCACAGGCTGGTACAACGCCGGGGAAAACGCCACCATCGAGGTACAGCCAACACTGATCGAGCTACCCAACGGGACGCGTAGAGCGTTCTCAGGCTGGTACGAGGGCCCCGAGCTAGCCAGCACGCAGTCGCGCTACAGCTTCCTCGCCGGCTCGAACCGCACCCTCACGGCGCGGTGGAGAACCCTCTACCTAGTCGAGGTCACCACGGAGAAAGGCGCAACCACGGGGGCAGGCTGGTACGAGGCTGGCTCCACGGCAAGAATATCGATCGCACCAACCGAGGTGCCGGAGAACACAACGCACAAGTGGGTGTTTTACGCCTGGGAAGTCAACGGAGAAACAGCCTCACGGCAACCCACGCTCAACATCACAGTGAACAGCCCCCTACGGGTCAGGGCCATCTGGAAGCTCGAGAAAACAGCGGGTCAAACCCCCAGCTGGGCTGAGCCAGTGTCCGCGCTGGCAGGCCTGATCCTAGTCACCCTAGCGGGCTTACTAGCCATCAGGCTCGCCCACACCTCGGCGCAACGAAAAGCGCGCGAACACGCCCCAGAGCCTTCCCAACGGAGAAAGTAGAGCGCCGGCCGCAGGCTCAGCTGAGCGGCACGCCCCCTCACAGCATGCGTCGAAGCACCCGCAGGTCCCACGTGGAGCTTTAAGAGCCACGCCAAGACCTGGGAGAGGTCTGTTCGGCCCTCCTCCTCAGCGCCGCCACCAGGTCCTCGCCCTCCCAGATGTGGCCGGACTGCAGCCCGAGCCCCACAATCGAGTCCACTGTGCCTCCACCCAGCTCCCTCTCGGCGACTTCCGCCGCGCCCCTCGTGGGAGCGCCTCTACTCAGCCAACGCCGCCGAGCCACACGCCTCCAGAGCCTCTCCGCAAGCCGCTCGAGCACCTAAACCATTGAGGTGAACAGCGAGCTAGCCTATGAACCTTACCTACCCGCGCACGAGGGTCACAGCCCCGCCCACCGCGCAGAAGAAAGCCCACCAAAATAAACCCAGCACTTTACGCCTGGTAAAAGTCTCAACTCATTCCCGCCGCAGACGCGCGCCAAGCTTAAAGGAAAGCAAGGCCTTCTAGAAGCGTGATCAGGGCCCGCATCGACGAGGAGCTGGAGAAGAGGTTCAGGGAGCTGGCGATGAAGAGGTTCGGGCACCGCAGAGGCTCGATCAGCAAGGCCCTCGAAGAGGCCATACGCATGTGGGTCTCGCACGTCGAGGGGGCTGAGGCCCTCGAGGGAGACCCCGTTGAGGCCATCAGCGGCGCCCTCGCCGACATCGACCT from Infirmifilum sp. NZ encodes:
- the vapB gene encoding type II toxin-antitoxin system VapB family antitoxin; the protein is MFSVKIKREVKEKMERYRDRVNWAEEVRRFIEETIRRLEAEENFEDVLRRLEGARWQVPGGYSAALVREDRDSG
- a CDS encoding type II toxin-antitoxin system VapC family toxin, with the protein product MIVVDASALVAFFLREEGWRGLARYMVRTVSVDHAVKEFYNAVWRSVRLRGVISLEEAREIIGLFNSYREKNMVLEPEERYVGRAFEIAVEHGVTVYDSLYLAQALHHGKPLLSLDERQRAVASSLGLEVVP